A section of the Rhodobacteraceae bacterium M382 genome encodes:
- a CDS encoding bifunctional alpha/beta hydrolase/OsmC family protein: MNTERITFPGHDGNQLAARLDLPNGPVLATALFAHCFTCSKDIPAARRIAGRLAGMGIAVLRFDFTGLGHSEGEFENTTFTSNVQDLIAAARYLDGRNMAPQLLIGHSLGGAAVLRAREGIASIKAVVTLAAPFDPGHVTHHFTDALSRIETEGAADVTLGGRPFRIGRDFIHDINQEQLAPAISDLRAALLVLHGPRDETVSIENASQIFLAAKHPKSFVTLDDADHLISRAEDAEYAAEVISAWVQRYLDLCPPAPPPGAPEGVLRVTEADPGGFLQDIQSGPDHHILADEPLAYGGTNQGLTPYGLVSAGLGACTSMTIRMYARRKGWPLDGVSVDISHDKVHAQDAAPGGPSKIDQFTRSIRLEGGLDQAQREKLLEIADKCPVHRTLEHSAHVVTRLI, translated from the coding sequence ATGAATACGGAACGCATCACTTTTCCCGGCCATGACGGCAATCAGCTGGCCGCCCGTCTGGACCTGCCCAATGGGCCGGTTCTGGCCACTGCGCTGTTTGCCCATTGTTTCACCTGCTCCAAGGACATTCCCGCCGCACGGCGCATTGCGGGGCGATTGGCCGGAATGGGAATTGCGGTGCTCAGGTTCGATTTCACCGGGTTGGGACATTCCGAAGGAGAATTCGAAAACACCACATTTACTTCGAACGTGCAGGATCTCATCGCTGCGGCCCGCTATCTGGACGGGCGCAATATGGCACCTCAGTTGTTGATCGGACATTCGCTGGGTGGAGCCGCCGTTTTGCGTGCGCGGGAGGGGATTGCGTCGATCAAGGCCGTGGTCACCCTGGCCGCGCCATTCGATCCTGGCCATGTGACCCACCATTTCACCGATGCCCTGTCTCGGATTGAAACCGAAGGCGCAGCGGATGTGACGTTGGGGGGGCGCCCATTCCGTATTGGACGCGACTTTATTCACGACATAAATCAGGAACAGCTCGCGCCAGCGATCTCGGACCTGCGGGCGGCCTTGCTGGTGTTGCATGGTCCCCGCGACGAAACCGTCAGCATCGAAAACGCCTCACAGATCTTTCTGGCTGCCAAACATCCCAAAAGCTTTGTCACGCTGGATGACGCCGACCACCTGATCTCGCGCGCCGAAGACGCGGAATACGCCGCAGAGGTTATTTCGGCCTGGGTGCAGCGGTATCTGGACCTGTGCCCCCCGGCCCCGCCGCCCGGTGCTCCGGAGGGCGTCTTGCGTGTCACCGAGGCCGACCCCGGCGGGTTCCTGCAGGATATCCAATCCGGTCCCGATCACCATATCTTGGCTGATGAGCCGCTGGCGTATGGCGGAACCAATCAGGGGCTGACGCCCTATGGGTTGGTCTCGGCCGGGCTTGGGGCCTGTACGTCAATGACCATTCGCATGTATGCCCGGCGCAAGGGCTGGCCGCTGGATGGTGTCAGCGTCGACATCAGCCACGACAAGGTCCATGCCCAGGATGCCGCTCCGGGCGGGCCATCCAAGATCGACCAGTTCACCCGGTCCATCCGGCTCGAAGGCGGGTTGGATCAGGCACAGCGGGAAAAGCTGTTGGAAATCGCCGACAAATGCCCGGTACATCGCACCTTGGAACATTCTGCCCATGTGGTGACCCGGTTGATCTGA
- a CDS encoding lysophospholipid acyltransferase family protein: MPIDPSQLTRAQKAGFFAANVALRGIIGAARLVPYTWRVPAMGWLLSRLAPLAGFDKRVRKNLMLVAPDLSTQDVDRLCREVSNNVGRTVIELYSGAPFLKRAHAAEVTGPGLAALEQARADGRPVILVTGHFGNYDAARANLIARGHPMGALYRRMKNPYFNEHYVRTISRIGTPMFEQGRRGMMEMVRHLKQGGIIAIVADLHAHGGSELQFFGKPAVTSLVNAELALKYGAEMIPVYGIRKQNGLDFEIVMQAPIEHSDPVTMTQTVNDELEKLVRQNMGQWFWIHRRWKPWMHLGIQPEDGDA; encoded by the coding sequence ATGCCCATCGACCCTTCCCAGCTCACCCGCGCGCAAAAGGCGGGATTCTTTGCGGCCAATGTCGCGTTGCGCGGCATTATCGGCGCGGCCCGTCTGGTGCCCTATACATGGCGGGTCCCGGCGATGGGATGGCTGCTCAGCCGTCTTGCCCCTTTGGCCGGTTTCGACAAACGGGTGCGCAAGAACCTGATGCTGGTTGCGCCTGACCTGTCGACACAGGACGTGGATCGGCTGTGCCGCGAAGTGTCCAACAATGTGGGGCGGACGGTCATCGAACTGTATTCCGGTGCTCCATTCCTGAAGCGGGCCCATGCCGCCGAAGTCACAGGCCCCGGGCTGGCCGCATTGGAACAGGCGCGGGCTGATGGGCGTCCGGTCATTCTGGTCACCGGGCATTTCGGCAATTACGATGCGGCACGCGCCAATCTGATTGCCCGCGGGCACCCCATGGGCGCGTTATACCGACGGATGAAGAACCCCTATTTCAACGAACATTATGTGCGCACGATATCCCGCATCGGCACCCCCATGTTCGAACAGGGCCGCCGTGGCATGATGGAGATGGTGCGCCATCTGAAACAGGGCGGTATCATCGCCATTGTCGCCGATCTGCACGCCCATGGTGGCAGCGAGCTTCAGTTTTTTGGCAAACCGGCGGTCACTTCGTTGGTCAATGCCGAATTGGCGTTGAAATACGGGGCCGAAATGATCCCGGTCTATGGCATCCGCAAGCAGAACGGCCTGGATTTTGAAATCGTCATGCAGGCCCCGATCGAACACAGCGACCCGGTCACCATGACCCAGACCGTCAACGACGAATTGGAGAAGCTGGTCCGTCAGAACATGGGGCAATGGTTCTGGATTCACCGGCGGTGGAAACCCTGGATGCATCTGGGTATTCAACCCGAAGACGGGGATGCCTGA
- a CDS encoding DUF3445 domain-containing protein → MDPIVQERIPYDVSGSHRLPGVRPLSMDQVMVRDEAFAGQMAERDRVLQTRRHDVVALQDGAKAAADELLDLVLNLAYPAQAGAAVVRRPDTKSVSIDRTDPLGTVGRLVQEDFCILQKQGDEHVLTGAVLCFPASWMLSEKIGRPLTDIHMPVDGYDPGVATRVQRLFDGVQPGRPMWRFNVLRYNDPDLHQPRSQYARRGDQSDKNAKYIRSERQVILRLPETRAVVFCIHTFVVFSCAGDYSTIPG, encoded by the coding sequence ATGGACCCCATTGTACAGGAACGTATCCCCTATGACGTGTCAGGCAGCCACAGGCTGCCGGGCGTGCGTCCGCTGTCCATGGATCAGGTGATGGTGCGCGATGAGGCCTTTGCCGGACAGATGGCGGAACGCGACAGGGTGCTGCAAACGCGGCGACACGATGTCGTGGCGCTGCAGGATGGGGCCAAGGCGGCAGCCGATGAGCTGTTGGATCTGGTGTTGAACCTGGCCTATCCCGCACAGGCAGGGGCCGCGGTGGTGCGTCGACCAGATACCAAATCCGTATCAATTGACCGGACGGACCCATTGGGAACGGTTGGCCGGTTGGTTCAGGAGGATTTCTGCATCTTGCAAAAACAGGGGGATGAACACGTTCTGACGGGGGCGGTTTTGTGTTTTCCTGCAAGCTGGATGTTGTCGGAAAAGATAGGCCGCCCTTTGACGGATATCCACATGCCTGTCGATGGCTATGACCCCGGCGTTGCCACGCGTGTGCAGCGGCTGTTTGACGGGGTACAGCCAGGGCGGCCCATGTGGCGGTTTAACGTGCTGCGCTACAATGATCCGGATTTGCATCAGCCCCGCAGCCAATACGCAAGGCGCGGCGATCAATCCGACAAGAATGCAAAATATATCCGCAGTGAACGGCAGGTCATTCTGAGGCTCCCCGAAACACGGGCGGTGGTTTTCTGCATCCACACCTTTGTCGTGTTCAGCTGTGCCGGGGATTATTCGACCATTCCCGGCTGA
- a CDS encoding DUF1223 domain-containing protein: protein MKALRAACVALGLLLPGIAAAQSSPVVVELYTSQGCSSCPPADALLHQLAAREDVLPLALHVDYWDYIGWKDQFADPSHAKRQKAYAHVAGRKMIYTPQMIVMGQEDVVGVDTMKLADLITQHRANLVPVFLTAQRTGNTVVLDLVSDLSGPQDLVVQLVRYAPVRDISITRGELAGKTMSYANVVADWQILGSWDGFSTTQMSFDVTGEDKAAIVVQQAGLGAVMAAVRID from the coding sequence ATGAAAGCTCTTCGCGCCGCATGTGTTGCTCTTGGATTGTTGCTGCCGGGGATCGCAGCTGCACAATCTTCGCCCGTCGTGGTCGAACTTTATACGTCACAGGGGTGTTCGTCTTGCCCGCCTGCGGATGCGCTGCTGCATCAATTGGCCGCGCGTGAAGATGTACTGCCGCTGGCGCTGCATGTGGATTATTGGGATTACATCGGGTGGAAGGACCAGTTCGCCGATCCGTCCCATGCCAAACGGCAAAAGGCCTATGCCCATGTTGCCGGGCGCAAGATGATCTACACTCCGCAGATGATCGTGATGGGGCAGGAAGACGTGGTCGGGGTGGATACGATGAAATTGGCCGATCTGATCACACAGCATCGGGCTAACCTGGTGCCCGTGTTTCTAACAGCGCAGCGCACCGGGAATACAGTGGTGTTGGATCTGGTATCCGACCTGTCCGGGCCACAGGATCTGGTGGTTCAGCTCGTCCGCTATGCACCCGTGCGCGACATCTCGATCACCCGGGGCGAATTGGCCGGCAAAACGATGTCCTATGCCAATGTGGTCGCCGACTGGCAGATCCTTGGATCCTGGGATGGGTTCAGTACGACACAGATGTCGTTTGACGTGACCGGCGAAGACAAGGCTGCGATTGTGGTACAGCAGGCCGGTCTGGGCGCGGTCATGGCGGCAGTGCGGATCGACTGA
- the purB gene encoding adenylosuccinate lyase, whose product MIPRYSRPEMVANWSPETKFRIWYEIEAHACDAMANLGVIPQENADAVWKAKDVEFDVARIDEIEAVTKHDVIAFLTHLAEHVGSEEARFVHQGMTSSDVLDTCLNVQLVRAADILLEGVDRVLAALKTRAIEHKDTVRVGRSHGIHAEPTTMGLTFARFYAEMDRNKTRLQAARDEVATGAISGAVGTFANIDPAVEEHVCAQLGLSPEPISTQVIPRDRHAMFFAVLGVIASSIENVAIEIRHMQRTEVLEGAEFFSMGQKGSSAMPHKKNPVLTENLTGLARLVRMAVVPAMENVALWHERDISHSSVERAIGPDATVTLDFALHRLAGVVEKMLVFPENMLDNMNKFPGLVMSQRVLLALTQAGVSREDAYSMVQRNALKVWEERVDFREQLLADADVVAALGTDGINKKFDMDYHTKHVDTIFKRVFKD is encoded by the coding sequence ATGATCCCGCGTTATTCCCGCCCCGAAATGGTTGCCAACTGGTCGCCCGAGACCAAATTCCGCATCTGGTATGAGATCGAGGCGCATGCCTGCGACGCAATGGCAAACCTGGGCGTGATCCCTCAGGAAAACGCTGATGCCGTGTGGAAGGCCAAGGACGTGGAGTTCGACGTGGCCCGGATCGACGAGATCGAAGCCGTCACCAAACACGATGTCATCGCCTTTCTGACCCATCTGGCCGAACACGTCGGCAGCGAAGAAGCCCGTTTCGTGCACCAGGGCATGACCTCGTCGGACGTTCTGGACACCTGTCTGAACGTCCAACTGGTGCGTGCGGCTGACATTCTGTTGGAGGGTGTGGATCGGGTTCTGGCCGCGCTCAAGACCCGCGCCATCGAACACAAGGACACGGTGCGCGTCGGTCGCAGCCACGGCATCCACGCCGAACCCACCACGATGGGGCTGACCTTTGCCCGCTTTTATGCCGAGATGGATCGCAACAAAACCCGTCTGCAGGCGGCCCGTGACGAAGTGGCCACCGGGGCGATCTCGGGCGCTGTTGGGACGTTTGCCAATATCGACCCCGCCGTCGAAGAGCATGTCTGTGCCCAACTCGGCCTGTCGCCCGAACCGATTTCGACCCAGGTGATCCCGCGCGACCGCCACGCGATGTTCTTTGCCGTGTTGGGTGTGATCGCCTCGTCGATCGAAAACGTCGCGATCGAGATCCGTCACATGCAGCGCACCGAAGTTCTGGAAGGCGCAGAGTTTTTCTCGATGGGGCAAAAGGGATCGTCGGCGATGCCGCACAAGAAGAACCCGGTTCTGACGGAAAACCTGACCGGTCTGGCGCGCCTGGTGCGTATGGCCGTGGTGCCTGCGATGGAAAACGTGGCGCTGTGGCATGAACGTGATATTTCGCATTCCTCGGTCGAACGCGCCATTGGTCCGGATGCGACCGTGACATTGGACTTTGCCCTGCACCGCCTGGCCGGTGTCGTGGAAAAAATGTTGGTCTTCCCGGAAAACATGTTGGACAACATGAACAAATTCCCCGGCCTGGTGATGTCACAGCGGGTTTTGCTGGCGCTGACACAGGCGGGTGTGTCGCGCGAAGATGCCTATTCCATGGTACAGCGCAACGCGTTGAAAGTCTGGGAAGAGCGGGTCGATTTCCGGGAACAGTTGCTGGCAGACGCGGATGTGGTTGCTGCGCTGGGCACTGATGGGATCAACAAAAAATTTGACATGGACTATCACACGAAACACGTGGATACGATTTTCAAGCGTGTCTTCAAAGACTAA
- a CDS encoding DMT family transporter: protein MTQAPPPKSARAPIVPQADPAALASTRAADAVAQSQDTAGSGQKAIFLMVGAILCFTLMDSGVKALAPRTGVVPALWARYAGQMALVLVLLLPRLRQVSRTAFPGLQALRSLFLLLATGFFFLGLSLIPISDAAALMSVNPVLITLGAALFLGERLGPRRVAGIAVAMLGALIVIRPGSGVFSLAALAPLAAAVSYSGYALLTRKVGPREDPWTSMLYTALFGTIVLSCVVPFFWVSPDGTSLLLMGVIALCGTVGQLCLIRAFSQGEAAMLAPFAYCGLIFATLWGVLFFAEIPDIWTICGALVIASSGLYVWHRETNRRKA from the coding sequence ATGACACAGGCACCCCCACCAAAGTCCGCGCGCGCCCCGATTGTACCACAGGCAGACCCTGCCGCCCTGGCTTCTACGCGGGCGGCGGATGCCGTGGCCCAATCGCAGGACACAGCCGGCTCGGGCCAGAAGGCGATTTTTCTGATGGTGGGAGCAATCCTGTGCTTTACGCTGATGGATTCCGGGGTCAAGGCACTGGCACCGCGCACAGGTGTCGTGCCCGCGCTTTGGGCGCGCTATGCCGGGCAGATGGCGCTGGTGCTCGTCCTTTTGCTGCCGCGTCTGCGTCAGGTTTCCCGCACGGCGTTTCCTGGTCTTCAGGCGCTCAGATCCCTGTTCCTGCTCCTTGCTACCGGGTTTTTCTTCCTTGGCCTCAGCCTGATCCCGATCAGCGATGCGGCGGCGCTGATGTCGGTCAATCCTGTCCTGATCACCCTGGGTGCAGCCCTGTTTCTGGGCGAGCGTCTGGGTCCACGCCGGGTTGCGGGGATTGCGGTGGCCATGCTCGGCGCATTGATCGTGATCCGGCCCGGATCCGGCGTGTTTTCTCTGGCAGCGCTCGCACCGCTCGCAGCCGCGGTTTCCTATTCCGGCTACGCCTTGCTCACACGCAAGGTCGGCCCCCGGGAAGACCCTTGGACATCAATGCTGTACACTGCGTTGTTCGGCACAATCGTGCTCAGCTGTGTTGTGCCGTTCTTTTGGGTTTCACCAGACGGAACATCCCTGCTGTTGATGGGGGTCATTGCCCTGTGTGGCACGGTTGGACAACTGTGCCTGATCCGCGCCTTTAGCCAGGGAGAGGCCGCCATGCTGGCCCCCTTTGCCTATTGCGGGCTGATCTTTGCCACCCTGTGGGGCGTGTTGTTCTTTGCCGAAATCCCGGACATCTGGACAATATGTGGCGCGCTTGTGATTGCCAGTTCAGGGCTTTATGTCTGGCACCGAGAAACCAATCGGCGCAAGGCCTGA
- a CDS encoding flagellar motor switch protein FliG, with product MQQETALTVPGTAARTVDVSDTVPTKPSISSLAGRAKAAIVVRLLLNEGADIPLEELPDELQGVLTHQMGTMGLVDRDTLFSVVQEFAEMLDGVGLSFPKGIGGALTILDGRISPQTAARLRKEAGVRMTGDPWDRLRALPAEDLAELVQAESTEIAAVILSKLDVPKAAELLGKLSGPDARRITYAVSQTGAVTPDTVDRIGISLAAQLDDKPLVAFDTGPGERVGAILNLSPATTREDMLTALDEEDADFASVVRKSIFTFAHIAERLSPRDVPQVIREVDQGDLIVALAFAALDPKDTASADFILSNISSRMADNLREEVAEKGKIKPADGESAMNTVVGAIRGLEQAGDIELILPEGEEDAA from the coding sequence ATGCAGCAGGAGACCGCTTTGACGGTGCCGGGCACGGCAGCGCGCACAGTTGATGTGTCAGACACCGTTCCGACCAAACCCAGTATCTCGTCCCTCGCGGGGCGCGCAAAGGCAGCGATTGTGGTCCGGTTGCTGCTGAACGAAGGGGCCGATATTCCGCTCGAGGAGCTGCCCGACGAATTGCAGGGGGTTCTGACCCATCAGATGGGCACGATGGGATTGGTGGACCGTGACACGTTGTTTTCGGTGGTTCAGGAGTTTGCCGAAATGCTTGACGGGGTTGGGCTGTCCTTTCCCAAGGGGATTGGCGGGGCGTTGACCATTCTGGATGGTCGGATCAGCCCACAGACCGCTGCCCGTCTGCGCAAAGAGGCAGGTGTGCGCATGACAGGCGACCCCTGGGATCGCCTGCGCGCCCTGCCCGCCGAGGATCTGGCCGAGCTGGTTCAGGCCGAAAGCACCGAAATCGCCGCCGTTATCTTGTCCAAGCTCGATGTACCCAAGGCTGCGGAACTGTTGGGGAAACTGTCCGGCCCCGACGCGCGGCGCATTACTTATGCCGTATCCCAAACCGGAGCCGTCACTCCCGATACCGTGGACCGGATCGGGATTTCCCTGGCGGCTCAGCTGGACGACAAACCGCTGGTCGCCTTTGACACGGGTCCCGGTGAGCGGGTTGGCGCGATCCTGAACCTGTCGCCCGCGACCACGCGCGAAGACATGTTGACCGCCCTGGACGAAGAAGACGCCGATTTTGCCAGCGTGGTACGCAAGTCGATCTTTACCTTTGCCCATATTGCAGAACGCCTGTCGCCCCGTGACGTGCCACAGGTGATCCGCGAAGTGGACCAGGGTGATCTGATTGTCGCGCTTGCCTTTGCCGCATTGGACCCCAAGGACACGGCCAGCGCCGACTTCATTCTCTCCAATATTTCGAGCCGGATGGCCGACAATCTGCGCGAAGAAGTGGCGGAAAAGGGCAAGATCAAGCCCGCCGATGGCGAATCCGCAATGAATACCGTCGTGGGGGCAATCCGCGGGCTGGAACAGGCTGGAGATATCGAACTGATCCTGCCAGAGGGGGAAGAGGACGCCGCGTGA
- a CDS encoding Hint domain-containing protein, translated as MAVEVLTVTLGQTRKIKGKDLISGDEDDNQIVTVLDGGDLRNSYVFEFWGKGTPTEPGAGPGGDDEFHFDLSGFDDDFSISIKSFDEGDCFSFTNFDSYSVVGNTYTFQYTGSDGQPHTVSIDAESTNGTGVACVMVCFVRGSRIRTPAGPMAIEDLNAGDQVICGDGQSREIRWVGGRKLSAADLMAHPDLKPVRFGRNAIAPGQPDAPLFLSPQHRVLLRDWRAELLFGDNEVLAAAKSLVNDTDIRVQEPCGDVEYFHILLDGHHTVFANGVECETLMPAELMRNALPAKARDEIAHIFPDLVGNLASFGQLYRRALKPFEVNALRMT; from the coding sequence GTGGCAGTAGAGGTTCTGACAGTCACCCTTGGACAGACCCGCAAGATCAAGGGAAAGGATCTGATTTCAGGCGACGAAGATGACAATCAGATCGTTACCGTTTTGGACGGCGGCGACCTGCGCAATTCCTATGTGTTTGAATTCTGGGGCAAGGGTACGCCGACCGAACCGGGGGCCGGGCCGGGCGGGGATGATGAATTTCATTTCGACCTTTCCGGCTTTGATGATGATTTTTCCATTTCGATCAAAAGCTTTGATGAAGGTGACTGTTTCTCGTTCACCAATTTTGACAGCTATTCGGTTGTCGGGAACACCTACACATTTCAATACACAGGGTCGGATGGGCAACCGCATACGGTTTCCATCGATGCAGAGTCGACAAATGGAACCGGGGTTGCCTGTGTCATGGTGTGTTTCGTGCGGGGCAGCCGTATCCGGACACCCGCCGGCCCGATGGCCATCGAGGATCTGAACGCCGGCGATCAGGTCATATGCGGTGACGGTCAGTCCCGTGAGATCCGCTGGGTCGGGGGGCGCAAACTGTCGGCTGCCGATCTGATGGCGCATCCCGACCTGAAACCTGTTCGGTTCGGCCGCAATGCCATCGCGCCGGGGCAACCCGACGCCCCGCTGTTTCTGTCGCCGCAACATCGGGTGTTGTTGCGGGACTGGCGGGCCGAACTGCTGTTTGGCGACAACGAAGTGCTGGCCGCGGCGAAATCCTTGGTCAACGACACCGATATCCGGGTGCAGGAGCCCTGTGGGGATGTCGAGTATTTTCACATTCTGCTGGATGGGCATCACACCGTTTTTGCCAATGGGGTCGAATGTGAAACCCTGATGCCGGCGGAATTGATGCGCAATGCGTTACCGGCCAAAGCCCGCGATGAGATCGCCCATATCTTTCCTGATCTGGTCGGGAATTTGGCCAGCTTTGGGCAATTGTACCGCAGGGCGTTGAAACCATTCGAGGTCAACGCCCTGCGGATGACCTGA
- a CDS encoding Xaa-Pro peptidase family protein: MNEHYRDTRKIDPTRGATLGDNTPNDNNRVEIGPTQLAFSEWAEAGLHLPDLQRMRQFRWERLVKFINERGYGGLLVFDPLNIRYATDSTNMQLWNTHNPFRALMICADGYMVIWDYKQSPFLSEYNPLVKEQRAGADLFYFDRGDRVDVQADVFSNEVRKLLKEHSEGNKRLAVDKIMIAGLRALEAQGIEVMPGEELTEKCRAVKGPDEILAMRCASVACEIAVGEMETFAREQIPGGGISEDDVWAVLHAENIKRGGEWIETRLLSSGPRTNPWFQECGPRIIQNNEIISFDTDLVGSYGICVDISRSWWIGDQKPPADMVYAMQHGHEHIMKNMEMLKPGVNIQDLSRNCHPLDSQYQKQKYGCMMHGVGLCDEWPLVAYPDAMVEGAFDYELEPGMVLCVEALVSPEGGDFSIKLEDQVLITEDGHENLTRYPFDPALMGQA; encoded by the coding sequence ATGAACGAACACTATCGCGACACCCGCAAAATCGACCCCACACGCGGTGCAACGCTGGGCGACAACACACCTAACGACAACAACCGTGTCGAAATCGGCCCGACCCAATTGGCCTTTTCCGAGTGGGCCGAGGCCGGTTTGCACCTGCCCGACCTGCAACGGATGCGGCAGTTTCGCTGGGAGCGGTTGGTGAAATTCATCAACGAGCGTGGCTATGGCGGGCTGTTGGTGTTTGATCCGCTCAACATTCGGTATGCCACCGACAGCACCAACATGCAGCTGTGGAACACCCACAACCCGTTTCGCGCGCTGATGATCTGTGCCGATGGCTATATGGTGATCTGGGACTATAAACAGTCGCCGTTCCTCAGCGAATACAACCCCCTGGTCAAAGAACAACGCGCTGGTGCCGATCTGTTCTATTTCGACCGTGGTGACCGGGTGGATGTGCAGGCGGATGTGTTCTCGAATGAGGTACGCAAGCTGCTCAAAGAACATTCAGAAGGCAACAAACGCCTGGCCGTGGACAAGATCATGATCGCTGGTCTGCGCGCGCTCGAAGCGCAGGGCATCGAAGTCATGCCAGGCGAAGAACTGACTGAAAAATGCCGTGCGGTCAAAGGCCCTGATGAAATCCTGGCCATGCGGTGCGCGTCGGTCGCCTGCGAGATCGCCGTGGGGGAAATGGAGACATTTGCCCGCGAACAAATACCTGGTGGCGGCATCTCCGAAGATGATGTCTGGGCCGTGCTTCATGCCGAAAACATCAAACGTGGTGGCGAATGGATCGAAACGCGGCTGCTGTCCTCGGGTCCCCGGACCAATCCCTGGTTCCAGGAATGCGGCCCACGCATCATCCAGAACAATGAAATCATCAGCTTTGACACTGATCTGGTCGGATCCTACGGCATTTGCGTAGATATTTCACGCAGTTGGTGGATCGGCGATCAAAAGCCACCCGCGGATATGGTCTATGCCATGCAGCATGGTCATGAACACATCATGAAGAACATGGAGATGCTGAAACCCGGAGTGAACATTCAGGATCTGTCGCGCAATTGCCATCCCTTGGACAGCCAGTACCAGAAACAAAAATACGGCTGCATGATGCATGGGGTTGGTCTGTGCGATGAATGGCCACTGGTCGCCTATCCTGATGCCATGGTCGAAGGTGCTTTTGACTATGAGCTGGAGCCGGGCATGGTGTTATGCGTCGAGGCGTTGGTCAGCCCCGAAGGCGGCGACTTCTCGATCAAGCTCGAAGATCAGGTGCTGATCACCGAAGACGGACATGAAAACCTGACCAGATACCCGTTTGACCCGGCCCTGATGGGCCAGGCCTGA
- a CDS encoding lytic murein transglycosylase, whose translation MRHLVFPAVVFASLATSALAAPCGNTSAGFNAWKKDFARTAKQAGVKSPGLKALAQSRYATRTIAADRNQKSFKYSLDKFMKVRGSTTIVAQGRKRKARNANFYAALERKYGVPAGVLIAIHGMETAFGSFMGDSQIVSAIVTLSYDCRRSEFFVPHAIGALKLVDQGAITPATLGAKHGELGHTQFLPGNALQYGQDGNGDGRIDFYNQADALASTAYYLRKKGWRPGKGYQPGEPNFRVIKEWNAATVYQKAIAIMGAQIDR comes from the coding sequence ATGCGTCACCTTGTTTTTCCCGCCGTTGTTTTTGCAAGCCTCGCAACCAGCGCTTTGGCTGCGCCATGCGGAAATACATCTGCTGGGTTCAACGCATGGAAAAAGGATTTCGCCAGAACCGCGAAACAGGCTGGGGTGAAATCTCCCGGGCTCAAGGCGCTGGCGCAGTCACGATATGCCACCCGCACGATTGCTGCTGACCGCAATCAGAAGTCGTTCAAATACAGTTTGGACAAATTCATGAAAGTGCGCGGGTCCACCACGATCGTTGCGCAGGGCCGCAAACGCAAGGCAAGAAATGCCAATTTTTACGCGGCACTGGAACGCAAATACGGTGTGCCCGCGGGCGTGTTGATCGCCATTCACGGCATGGAAACTGCATTTGGAAGCTTCATGGGCGACAGCCAGATCGTGTCGGCCATCGTGACCCTTTCCTATGATTGCCGTCGGTCTGAATTCTTTGTGCCCCACGCCATTGGCGCGCTCAAGCTGGTCGATCAGGGGGCCATCACTCCTGCGACATTGGGGGCAAAACATGGCGAACTGGGGCACACCCAATTTCTACCGGGCAATGCGTTGCAATACGGGCAGGACGGAAACGGCGATGGGCGCATCGATTTCTACAACCAGGCGGATGCCCTGGCATCGACGGCTTATTACCTGCGCAAAAAAGGGTGGAGACCTGGCAAAGGGTATCAACCGGGCGAACCGAATTTCCGAGTGATCAAGGAATGGAACGCCGCCACGGTCTATCAAAAGGCGATCGCCATCATGGGAGCCCAGATCGACCGCTGA
- a CDS encoding adenylosuccinate lyase, protein MGLFTKVGQSSDLVNGMAERMGVDFADAIGRDPEMEAQKYRRAVMRCSQCSNQTGCVELQGGTTELDKTPDYCMNSDLFAHMKAE, encoded by the coding sequence ATGGGCCTGTTTACAAAAGTCGGACAAAGCAGCGATCTGGTCAACGGTATGGCCGAACGAATGGGGGTCGATTTTGCCGATGCCATCGGGCGCGATCCCGAAATGGAGGCCCAGAAATACCGTCGCGCCGTCATGCGTTGCAGCCAATGCAGCAACCAGACTGGCTGTGTCGAACTGCAAGGTGGCACCACTGAGTTGGACAAAACCCCGGATTATTGCATGAATTCAGACCTGTTCGCCCATATGAAGGCCGAATGA